In Fusarium oxysporum Fo47 chromosome VII, complete sequence, the following proteins share a genomic window:
- a CDS encoding prion-inhibition and propagation-domain-containing protein, giving the protein CVEALDKIQSYRTFGTDSHVLNTRFKAARARFERWGPGVGIEQGRLKHSHHLALDDKAVSDAVAELLHIIVEAICDAGNVPPRRARGTGLDNKDSVERGRPTARNTIHESKTNKMSWALWGKGKRTEQVEIFEKLVQQLHNLVPPSMGNNPWPAQNPDAGHTDTLTRGMSYVALRDRLRLTKSRS; this is encoded by the coding sequence TGCGTAGAGGCCCTTGATAAAATACAATCTTACCGGACCTTCGGAACCGACTCGCACGTCTTGAATACCCGATTCAAAGCCGCTAGAGCTCGCTTCGAGCGATGGGGTCCAGGCGTGGGCATCGAGCAGGGCCGACTGAAGCATTCTCATCACCTAGCCCTGGATGATAAAGCCGTTTCCGATGCAGTAGCCGAATTATTACATATCATCGTCGAGGCGATTTGCGATGCTGGCAATGTACCTCCCCGTCGAGCTCGGGGTACAGGCTTGGACAACAAGGACTCAGTAGAGCGGGGCCGACCGACGGCCCGCAACACAATACACGAGTCGAAGACGAATAAGATGTCATGGGCGTTATGGGGTAAGGGAAAGCGTACAGAGCAAGTTGAGATATTCGAAAAACTGGTCCAACAACTGCATAATCTGGTGCCCCCGAGTATGGGGAATAATCCATGGCCAGCGCAAAATCCAGACGCTGGCCACACTGATACACTCACTCGAGGTATGAGCTACGTTGCGCTACGGGACAGGCTGCGTCTGACTAAAAGTAGAAGCTGA
- a CDS encoding Alpha/Beta hydrolase protein encodes MPRYYSLSDGAQLFYGYLTPATKPPAFSPRKGSKTSQRLTLVFLHQWPLSSRMYDPLLLTLCETYRFRCIALDRRGHGQSDWSGPDKSGDIDYNVLSRDVVGLLEHVNPGPFIFVAASMGTGETLLAHTNSDYVRKYCKVSSPEAPTATPREVWDMILDSLRYNRSQFVSENFKGPLGVGSSNTVSDKDIELFERIFDAADALAVERCAQMFTSEDFTQRLAEFGRDKNVPLLLIHGGIDDGVPLAASAERVQQLVPGSRLIVYEDGGHVLVLSHIKKLLTDIIDFAALCST; translated from the exons ATGCCGCGATACTATAGTCTTTCTGATGGAGCTCAATTGTTCTACGGGTACCTGACTCCCGCAACCAAACCTCCTGCATTCAGCCCAAGAAAAGGATCCAAAACGTCCCAGAGACTTACCCTTGTTTTTCTTCATCAATGGCCATTATCATCTCGAATGTATGACCCATTGCTCTTGACCCTTTGCGAAACATATAGGTTTAGATGTATTGCACTTGATCGACGTGGTCATGGTCAAAGTGACTGGAGTGGTCCTGACAAGAGTGGAGACATTGATTATAATGTTCTGTCTCGAGACGTTGTCGGTCTGTTAGAACATGTCAATCCAGGGCCGTTTATCTTTGTCGCCGCAAGCATGGGTACTGGAGAGACTCTATTGGCTCATACCAATAGCGATTATGTGAGAAAATATTGTAAGGTGT CGTCGCCCGAAGCCCCCACAGCTACGCCTAGAGAGGTATGGGATATGATCCTAGACTCACTGAGGTATAATCGCTCCCAGTTTGTGTCGGAAAACTTCAAAGGGCCACTTGGGGTTGGATCATCAAACACCGTTTCTGATAAAGACATTGAGTTGTTTGAGCGTATCTTCGATGCTGCCGACGCTCTAGCGGTGGAGAGGTGTGCGCAAATGTTCACTTCAGAAGACTTCACACAGAGACTGGCGGAGTTTGGTCGAGACAAAAATGTGCCATTGCTTCTTATACATGGCGGTATTGATGATGGAGTCCCTCTTGCTGCGAGCGCGGAGCGAGTTCAGCAATTGGTTCCGGGAAGCCGACTTATTGTATATGAAGATGGTGGACATG TTCTAGTTTTGAGCCACATCAAAAAGCTATTGACCGACATTATTGATTTTGCTGCTTTGTGTAGCACGTAG